From one Streptococcus oralis genomic stretch:
- a CDS encoding LexA family transcriptional regulator, protein MYQPEKLKARRKELKLTQKEIAEELGISFQAYSAWERGIKEPSKEKVAQLENILKVAKGYFTQIEIVRLYNSLSKQGKDKVVLYARNLAQEEQTQKVTTMPERLYEYRVYERMSAGIGASVYDDQNFDTVYFNEELAHDFASWVSGDSMEPKYQNGSVALIRETGFDYDGAVYAVVCNNQTYIKRVYREEDGLRLVSINPKYKDIFISYEEDPRIVGIIVGNFVPMEG, encoded by the coding sequence ATGTACCAACCAGAAAAACTCAAGGCTCGGAGAAAAGAGTTAAAATTGACACAGAAGGAAATTGCAGAGGAATTAGGGATTAGTTTTCAGGCTTACTCGGCTTGGGAACGTGGAATTAAGGAACCATCCAAGGAGAAGGTTGCCCAGCTAGAAAATATTTTAAAGGTGGCAAAGGGATATTTCACTCAGATCGAGATTGTTCGTCTCTACAATAGCCTCTCCAAGCAAGGGAAGGACAAGGTTGTGCTCTATGCTCGCAACCTAGCTCAAGAGGAACAAACACAGAAGGTGACGACCATGCCAGAGCGCCTCTACGAGTACCGTGTCTATGAACGTATGTCAGCAGGGATCGGGGCTTCGGTCTACGATGACCAGAATTTTGATACGGTTTACTTTAACGAGGAGTTGGCCCATGATTTTGCGTCCTGGGTGTCTGGGGACTCTATGGAACCTAAATACCAAAATGGTTCAGTGGCTCTGATTCGGGAAACAGGATTTGACTATGATGGGGCAGTTTATGCAGTGGTCTGCAACAACCAGACCTATATCAAACGGGTCTATCGGGAGGAAGATGGTTTGCGTCTGGTTTCTATAAATCCTAAATACAAGGACATTTTCATCTCCTATGAGGAAGATCCTCGGATTGTGGGGATTATCGTTGGAAATTTTGTGCCGATGGAGGGTTAG
- a CDS encoding Y-family DNA polymerase translates to MGYFDYSREPKSDIAFVDMKSFYASVECVKRGLHPLKTSLCVMSRADNSTGLILASSPMFKKIFGKSNVGRAYDLPFDIKTRKFSYYNARKQGLPTDSDYVRYIEDWAQVTLVVPPRMDEYIAVNMEIQRIFQNYGSPDDIYPYSIDEGFIDLTSSLNYFIPDKSISRKDKLDLLSARIQRDIWRQTGIYSTVGMSNANPLLAKLALDNEAKHTPTMRANWSYQDVEEKVWAIPKMTDFWGIGRRMEKRLHALGIFSIRELATSNPDQLQKTLGQAGLRLWFHANGIDESNVHRPYKAKSQGLGNSQILPRDYVKLRDIEIILREMAEQVAIRLRRAGKKTTLVSIYVGFSKQEVRPSIHTQMKVEPTNNTAILTDYVLKLFHNKYTSGAVRSVGVNYSGFVDESFGLISLFDDVDKLEKEERLQTAIDSIREQFGFTSLLKANALEEASRSLARSKLIGGHSAGGLDGLK, encoded by the coding sequence ATGGGCTACTTTGATTATTCCAGAGAGCCCAAAAGTGATATTGCCTTTGTCGACATGAAATCCTTTTATGCCAGTGTTGAGTGTGTGAAACGGGGGTTGCATCCGCTAAAGACCTCGCTTTGTGTCATGAGTCGCGCGGATAATTCTACTGGTCTTATCTTAGCTTCCTCTCCCATGTTTAAGAAGATTTTTGGCAAGTCCAATGTTGGTCGGGCCTATGATCTGCCTTTTGATATCAAAACGCGTAAATTTTCTTATTACAATGCTCGAAAGCAAGGCTTGCCTACTGACTCAGACTATGTTCGCTACATCGAAGATTGGGCTCAAGTGACTTTGGTTGTGCCACCTAGGATGGATGAATACATAGCGGTCAATATGGAAATCCAGCGAATCTTTCAAAATTATGGCAGTCCAGATGATATTTATCCCTACTCTATCGATGAGGGATTTATCGATCTGACTAGTTCGCTCAACTATTTCATCCCAGACAAGAGTATCTCTCGCAAAGACAAGCTGGATCTGCTTTCTGCTCGTATTCAGAGGGATATTTGGAGGCAGACAGGGATCTACTCTACAGTGGGTATGTCCAATGCCAATCCCTTACTGGCCAAATTGGCTCTGGATAATGAGGCCAAGCACACTCCGACCATGAGGGCCAACTGGTCTTACCAGGATGTGGAAGAGAAGGTTTGGGCCATTCCCAAGATGACGGACTTTTGGGGGATTGGCAGGAGGATGGAGAAACGCTTGCATGCTCTGGGGATTTTTTCCATCAGAGAATTGGCCACCAGTAATCCAGACCAGCTACAGAAAACACTTGGTCAGGCTGGCCTGCGTTTGTGGTTTCATGCTAACGGGATTGATGAGAGCAATGTTCACAGGCCCTATAAAGCCAAGTCTCAGGGATTAGGAAATTCTCAAATCTTGCCGAGAGATTACGTGAAGCTACGGGATATTGAAATTATTCTCCGAGAAATGGCGGAGCAGGTGGCTATTAGGCTGAGAAGGGCGGGCAAGAAAACAACCCTTGTCTCTATCTATGTTGGTTTCTCTAAGCAGGAGGTCAGGCCGTCTATTCACACACAAATGAAGGTCGAACCGACCAATAATACAGCTATCTTAACGGATTATGTTTTGAAGCTATTTCATAATAAATACACTTCTGGAGCGGTCAGAAGTGTCGGAGTCAACTATTCAGGATTTGTGGACGAGTCCTTTGGTTTGATCTCCCTCTTTGATGATGTTGACAAGTTAGAAAAAGAAGAAAGGCTCCAGACAGCCATTGACTCCATTCGGGAACAATTTGGTTTTACCTCCCTCTTAAAGGCCAATGCACTGGAAGAAGCCTCTAGGAGTCTTGCTAGAAGCAAGCTGATTGGGGGTCATTCTGCTGGAGGATTAGATGGTTTAAAATGA
- a CDS encoding DUF5960 family protein, protein MTRKELYENKLQMDYFSDSYIRFEEDFQKYSALNVPLTFLIDDILRTMAMNQKNYFVLNKENAKDGREHRFYFRVVTEKGSPRNRTYAYAGLKNSSQ, encoded by the coding sequence ATGACTAGAAAAGAGTTGTATGAAAACAAACTGCAGATGGATTATTTTTCAGATAGTTACATCCGCTTTGAAGAGGATTTTCAAAAATACTCTGCCTTGAATGTTCCCTTGACTTTTTTGATCGATGATATCCTACGAACCATGGCAATGAATCAGAAGAACTACTTCGTCTTAAACAAGGAAAATGCCAAGGATGGGCGAGAGCATCGCTTTTATTTTAGGGTGGTGACGGAAAAAGGGTCTCCTAGAAATCGAACCTATGCATACGCTGGACTCAAAAATAGTAGTCAGTGA
- a CDS encoding ADP-ribosylation/crystallin J1, whose product MVLEFETLSYICGVLAETYNGSSDEVRQGALSFLDERLFESVVGFENSYLQ is encoded by the coding sequence ATGGTATTGGAATTCGAAACACTATCCTATATCTGTGGAGTTCTTGCAGAAACTTATAATGGTAGTTCGGATGAGGTAAGACAAGGTGCACTCTCTTTTTTAGATGAGCGTTTATTTGAAAGCGTAGTTGGATTTGAGAACAGCTATCTTCAATGA
- a CDS encoding alpha-L-fucosidase, with translation MNRYLFEKGQTFSIRKLTVGVASVIVGLAFFASGTVRADETSPTTTSNLDQQMKQVADIEETKVEPVKEEGRVEAEKQETPIADTNSADLLPEDIQDRAYPDTPVKELDTTTIVDQKASPKVETKSILKDKEEAPKEAENGNRAIINGGQDLKHINYEGQPATAATMVYSTYNAGEQRYLVSGSGIFVAPNLILTVAHNFLEANKETGEGHIRGGKSAQFYYNVGSNSEKKNSLPSSGTTVLFREKDIHFWNKKEFGKGYKNDLALVEAPIPLPIASPNKAATFAPLAEHKTHQPGEAISTIGYPTDSSSKELKQPILAGQLYKADGTIRSVESYDDKGTTGITYKTTSVSGLSGGGIVDSQGKVLGVHQHGTVDNGVAEKDRFGGGLVLSPEQLKWVKDMIAKYGVKGWYQGDNGNRYYFTDEGRMLRNETAVIGSNEYSFNQDGIATLTKGVEYGRVVIQHEDEEGNPVKDNDTFIEQTAVDSPFDYNFKKEIEKTDFYQKNKDKYEIVSIDGVAVNKQLKDAWAEDHNVVSKAPAGTRIIKVVYKVNKGTFKVYYRQKGTTTELAEATVDNNDGQEYDVSFVNTFHAKDIAGFRPVKASLEATIQQKGVNEVVFEYEPVADTANPTTPTPPVAHPEDKETEIGNHGPLPSKAQLDYHKEELAAFIHYGMNTYTNSEWGNGKEDPRYFNPTNLDTDQWIRTLKETGFKRTIMVVKHHDGFVAYPSKYTNHTVAASPWKDGKGDLLEEVSKSASKYDMNMGVYLSPWDANHPKYHVATEKEYNQYYLNQLKEILGNPKYGNKGKFIEVWMDGARGSGAQKVTYTFDEWFKYIKEAEGDIAIFSAQPTSVRWIGNERGIAGDPVWHKVKRANITDDVKNEYLNHGDPDGDMYSVGEADVSIRSGWFYHDNQQPKSLKELMDIYFKSVGRGTPLLLNIPPNKEGKFADADVARLKEFKATLDQMYATDFAKGATVTASSTRQNHLYKESHLTDGKDDTSWALSNDATTGSFTVDLGQKRRFDVVELKEDIAKGQRISGFKIEVEINGRWVTYGEGSTVGYRRLVQGKPVEAQKIRVTITGAQATPILTNFSVYKIPSSIEKTDGYPLGLEYHSNTTADTAGTTWYNESEGVRGTSMWTNQKDAKVSYTFTGTKAYVVSTVDPGHGEMSVYVDGQKVADVQTKNASRKRSQKVFETGDLAPGQHTITLVNKTGEPIATEGIYTLNNDSKGMFELESTNYEVEKGKPVTVKIKRVGGSKGAATVRFITEPGTGVHGKVYQDTTQDVTFKDGETEKTVIIPTIDFTEQADSIFDFKAKLTSVTDGALLGFATDATIQVMKAELLIKDQTSYDDQASQLDYSPGWHHETNSTDKYQKTESWASFGRLTDEQKKKTTVTAYFYGTGLDIKGYVDPNHGIYKVFLDGKEVPYQDGMGNASTIDGKKYFSGRAAQRQGNQTLVSLKGLDENLHAVTLQLDPNRNDLSQNIGIQVDQFITRGEGSELYSKADIIQSISKWKDDLSNFDPAGLKNTATARQAFQANLEKLRNQLSAEAVDVQEVMLTVSALQDILSKDENYQRGQEEPSPEQPEQPEQPEEPEKPDQPEQPAEPKQPEIEYDKAMDSLTKAIEKKVAELGSNKEAKKKLLEIADQAIAAIQEAKTQEAVNQALETALEQISKLKATQPEKPAEPENPAEPEKPAQPEKPVQPEKPVQPEKPAEPEKPAQPEKPAQPEQPTQSEKPAQPEKPAEPEKPAQPEQPAQPETPVQPEKPAEPEKPAQPEQPAQPEKPAQPEKPTQPEKPAQPEKPAQPEKPAQPEKPITSSSPEEGVKDLVFTLPSLEIVNKVVPFKTIRRENPQLDKGKEQVLSEGKDGLLVEYVEVDGDNRKVLQTEATPAQDRVIEVGSKQSSVGTEAPPVVTLPEYVLPRETEKPAPAVTDNSSSKDEKAPVTATIKEDKERLLPATGEQEATAFLFLAAITSILSLLIFQKNFKD, from the coding sequence ATGAATCGATACCTTTTTGAAAAAGGGCAAACATTTAGCATTCGGAAGTTGACTGTAGGTGTGGCATCTGTTATCGTCGGACTGGCATTTTTTGCTTCTGGAACTGTGCGTGCAGACGAAACGTCTCCTACCACGACATCCAATTTAGATCAGCAAATGAAACAAGTCGCAGATATAGAAGAGACCAAGGTTGAACCAGTCAAAGAAGAAGGCCGTGTAGAAGCTGAAAAACAAGAAACACCTATTGCCGATACCAACAGTGCTGACTTGCTCCCTGAAGACATTCAGGACCGCGCCTATCCCGACACACCTGTCAAAGAACTCGATACGACTACTATCGTTGACCAGAAAGCTAGTCCAAAAGTAGAAACTAAGAGCATTCTAAAGGACAAGGAAGAAGCTCCAAAAGAAGCTGAGAACGGAAACCGTGCCATCATTAACGGTGGACAAGACCTCAAACACATCAACTACGAGGGACAACCTGCTACTGCTGCTACTATGGTTTACAGCACTTACAACGCAGGGGAACAACGCTACCTCGTTTCAGGCTCAGGTATCTTCGTAGCCCCTAACCTGATCCTTACCGTTGCTCATAACTTCCTAGAGGCCAATAAAGAAACTGGCGAAGGTCACATTCGTGGTGGAAAATCTGCCCAGTTCTACTATAACGTTGGTTCAAACAGCGAAAAGAAAAACTCACTGCCATCCTCTGGAACTACGGTTTTATTCAGAGAAAAGGACATCCATTTCTGGAACAAGAAGGAGTTTGGAAAAGGCTATAAAAACGACCTTGCTCTTGTAGAAGCTCCTATTCCTCTTCCGATTGCTAGTCCAAACAAAGCAGCAACTTTTGCACCTTTAGCGGAGCACAAGACGCATCAGCCGGGAGAAGCCATCAGTACGATTGGCTATCCAACTGACTCGAGCTCAAAAGAATTGAAACAACCTATCCTAGCTGGTCAGCTTTACAAGGCAGATGGGACCATCCGATCTGTTGAGTCCTATGATGACAAGGGAACAACTGGTATCACCTACAAAACCACTTCTGTATCTGGTTTGTCTGGTGGCGGGATTGTCGATAGCCAAGGAAAAGTTCTGGGTGTCCATCAACACGGAACCGTTGACAATGGTGTAGCTGAAAAGGATCGCTTTGGTGGTGGACTCGTCCTTTCACCTGAACAACTGAAATGGGTTAAGGACATGATTGCCAAATATGGTGTGAAAGGCTGGTACCAAGGAGATAACGGAAATCGTTACTACTTTACTGATGAGGGGCGTATGCTTCGAAACGAAACAGCTGTGATCGGAAGCAACGAATATTCCTTCAACCAAGATGGGATTGCTACCTTGACCAAGGGAGTTGAGTACGGCCGTGTGGTTATCCAACACGAAGACGAAGAAGGAAATCCTGTCAAAGATAATGACACCTTCATCGAACAGACAGCTGTTGATTCGCCATTTGACTACAATTTCAAAAAAGAAATCGAGAAAACGGACTTCTACCAGAAGAATAAAGACAAATACGAAATTGTATCCATTGATGGCGTAGCGGTCAATAAACAACTAAAGGATGCTTGGGCTGAAGATCACAATGTTGTCAGCAAAGCGCCTGCCGGTACACGTATCATCAAGGTAGTCTATAAAGTCAACAAAGGCACCTTCAAAGTTTACTACCGTCAAAAAGGAACCACTACTGAACTAGCGGAAGCGACAGTTGATAACAATGACGGTCAAGAGTATGACGTTTCCTTTGTCAACACCTTCCATGCAAAAGACATTGCTGGCTTCCGTCCAGTCAAGGCTAGCTTGGAAGCAACTATCCAGCAAAAGGGGGTGAATGAAGTCGTCTTTGAATACGAGCCAGTCGCTGATACAGCTAATCCAACGACTCCGACTCCACCAGTGGCTCATCCAGAAGATAAAGAAACCGAAATTGGCAATCATGGACCTCTTCCAAGCAAGGCTCAACTCGATTATCACAAGGAAGAATTGGCAGCCTTCATCCACTACGGAATGAACACCTATACCAATTCTGAATGGGGAAATGGGAAAGAAGACCCTCGATACTTCAATCCAACCAACTTGGATACTGACCAATGGATTCGCACTCTGAAGGAAACTGGCTTCAAACGAACCATTATGGTGGTTAAACACCACGACGGTTTCGTTGCTTATCCATCTAAGTACACCAACCATACCGTAGCTGCTAGCCCATGGAAAGATGGAAAGGGTGACCTTCTCGAAGAAGTTTCCAAGTCTGCTAGCAAGTACGACATGAATATGGGTGTATACTTGTCACCATGGGATGCTAATCATCCAAAATACCATGTCGCAACCGAAAAAGAATACAACCAATACTATCTCAACCAACTGAAAGAAATCCTTGGTAATCCGAAATACGGTAACAAAGGGAAATTTATCGAGGTTTGGATGGACGGTGCGCGTGGTAGCGGTGCCCAAAAAGTAACCTATACCTTTGATGAATGGTTCAAATACATCAAAGAAGCCGAAGGAGATATCGCTATCTTCTCTGCTCAACCAACAAGCGTTCGCTGGATCGGAAATGAACGAGGTATCGCAGGTGACCCTGTCTGGCATAAAGTCAAAAGGGCCAACATCACAGACGATGTGAAAAACGAATACCTCAACCATGGTGACCCTGATGGTGATATGTACTCTGTAGGGGAAGCTGACGTTTCGATCCGTTCGGGCTGGTTCTATCATGACAACCAACAGCCAAAATCACTCAAAGAATTGATGGATATCTACTTCAAGTCTGTTGGCCGTGGAACCCCGCTCCTTCTCAATATTCCACCAAATAAAGAAGGAAAATTCGCCGATGCAGATGTGGCTCGCTTGAAGGAATTCAAGGCAACCCTAGATCAAATGTATGCGACTGACTTTGCCAAAGGTGCGACTGTAACAGCAAGTTCTACTCGTCAAAACCACCTTTACAAGGAAAGCCACCTCACAGACGGTAAAGATGACACCAGCTGGGCGCTCTCAAATGATGCCACAACCGGTAGCTTTACAGTCGATTTGGGGCAAAAGAGACGCTTTGACGTCGTTGAACTCAAGGAAGATATCGCCAAAGGTCAACGTATCTCTGGTTTCAAGATTGAAGTTGAAATCAACGGACGTTGGGTGACATATGGCGAAGGTTCGACCGTTGGTTACCGTCGCTTGGTTCAAGGCAAGCCTGTAGAGGCACAAAAAATTCGTGTAACCATCACTGGTGCTCAAGCAACTCCAATCTTGACCAACTTCTCAGTCTATAAGATACCAAGCAGCATTGAAAAGACAGATGGCTACCCTCTTGGACTGGAATACCACTCAAACACAACGGCAGATACAGCCGGAACAACTTGGTACAATGAATCTGAAGGTGTTCGTGGCACTTCTATGTGGACCAATCAAAAAGATGCCAAAGTAAGCTATACCTTCACAGGAACCAAGGCCTATGTCGTCTCTACAGTCGACCCAGGTCATGGAGAAATGTCCGTCTACGTTGATGGCCAAAAGGTTGCAGATGTGCAAACTAAGAATGCTAGCCGTAAACGAAGCCAAAAAGTCTTTGAGACAGGCGATTTAGCACCAGGTCAACACACTATTACCCTCGTGAACAAAACAGGTGAACCAATTGCTACAGAAGGAATCTACACCCTAAACAATGATAGCAAAGGAATGTTTGAACTCGAGTCTACCAACTACGAAGTCGAAAAAGGAAAACCCGTCACTGTTAAGATTAAACGTGTTGGTGGAAGCAAGGGGGCTGCTACTGTGCGCTTCATCACAGAACCTGGAACTGGAGTTCACGGTAAAGTTTACCAAGATACAACTCAAGATGTGACCTTTAAAGACGGAGAAACAGAAAAGACTGTGATCATCCCAACGATTGACTTTACAGAACAAGCCGACTCTATCTTTGACTTCAAAGCCAAGCTAACTTCAGTCACTGATGGTGCCCTGCTCGGTTTTGCTACCGATGCAACCATCCAAGTGATGAAAGCTGAATTGCTGATCAAGGACCAAACAAGTTATGATGATCAAGCTAGTCAGTTGGATTATAGTCCTGGCTGGCACCATGAAACCAATTCGACAGACAAGTACCAAAAAACGGAGTCTTGGGCATCCTTTGGTCGCTTAACTGATGAGCAAAAGAAAAAGACAACTGTCACAGCCTACTTCTACGGTACTGGACTTGATATCAAGGGCTATGTTGATCCAAATCATGGTATCTACAAAGTCTTCCTAGATGGCAAAGAAGTTCCTTACCAAGATGGCATGGGAAATGCTTCAACTATTGACGGTAAGAAATACTTTAGCGGTCGTGCAGCCCAACGCCAAGGCAATCAAACTCTGGTTAGCTTAAAAGGTCTGGACGAAAACTTGCACGCAGTCACCCTTCAACTAGATCCTAATCGAAATGATTTGTCTCAAAATATCGGTATTCAGGTAGACCAATTCATCACTCGTGGCGAAGGTAGTGAACTCTACAGCAAGGCAGATATCATCCAGTCTATCTCAAAATGGAAAGATGATCTGTCCAACTTTGATCCAGCAGGCTTGAAAAATACGGCTACTGCACGCCAAGCTTTCCAAGCAAATCTAGAAAAATTGAGAAACCAACTCAGTGCTGAAGCAGTGGATGTTCAAGAAGTCATGTTGACAGTCAGTGCCCTACAAGATATCCTATCCAAGGATGAGAACTATCAAAGAGGTCAAGAGGAGCCTAGTCCAGAGCAACCGGAGCAACCGGAACAGCCAGAAGAACCTGAGAAACCTGACCAACCTGAACAACCAGCTGAACCAAAACAACCGGAAATTGAGTACGATAAGGCTATGGACAGCTTGACAAAAGCTATCGAGAAAAAAGTCGCTGAGCTTGGATCCAACAAGGAAGCTAAGAAGAAATTATTAGAAATTGCTGACCAAGCCATTGCTGCAATCCAAGAAGCTAAAACTCAGGAAGCAGTCAATCAAGCGCTAGAAACTGCTCTCGAACAAATCAGCAAGCTCAAAGCAACCCAGCCTGAAAAACCAGCTGAGCCTGAAAATCCAGCTGAACCTGAGAAACCTGCTCAACCTGAAAAACCAGTTCAACCTGAAAAACCAGTTCAACCTGAAAAACCGGCTGAACCTGAGAAACCGGCGCAACCTGAGAAACCAGCGCAACCGGAACAACCAACTCAATCTGAGAAACCAGCTCAGCCTGAAAAACCTGCTGAACCTGAAAAGCCAGCTCAACCGGAACAACCTGCTCAACCGGAAACTCCAGTTCAACCTGAGAAACCTGCTGAGCCTGAGAAGCCAGCTCAACCGGAACAACCTGCTCAACCGGAAAAGCCAGCTCAGCCTGAAAAGCCGACTCAACCTGAGAAACCGGCGCAACCTGAGAAACCTGCTCAACCTGAGAAACCTGCTCAACCTGAGAAACCAATTACTTCTTCAAGTCCTGAAGAAGGGGTTAAAGACCTTGTCTTTACACTTCCAAGCTTGGAAATCGTCAATAAGGTAGTACCGTTCAAGACTATTCGTCGCGAAAATCCACAATTAGACAAAGGAAAAGAGCAAGTTCTATCAGAAGGGAAAGACGGTCTCTTAGTCGAGTATGTTGAAGTGGACGGTGACAATCGCAAGGTTCTCCAAACAGAAGCAACTCCAGCTCAAGATCGAGTGATTGAGGTAGGTAGCAAACAAAGCTCAGTTGGAACAGAAGCGCCACCAGTTGTGACTCTTCCTGAGTATGTTCTACCAAGAGAGACTGAAAAACCTGCTCCAGCCGTAACAGATAATTCATCATCAAAAGATGAAAAAGCTCCTGTTACAGCTACAATCAAAGAAGACAAGGAAAGACTACTCCCTGCAACTGGGGAACAAGAAGCAACTGCCTTCCTCTTCTTGGCAGCCATTACTTCTATCTTGTCTCTCCTCATCTTCCAAAAGAATTTCAAAGACTAG
- a CDS encoding glutathione peroxidase, translating to MTSVYDFSVLNQNNQANPLETYRGKVLLIVNTATGCGLTPQYQGLQDLYERYQDQGFEILDFPCNQFMGQAPGSAEEINSFCSLHYQTTFPRFAKIKVNGKEADPLYVWLKDQKSGPLGKRIEWNFAKFLIGRDGQVLERFSSKTDPQTIQESLQKIL from the coding sequence ATGACCAGTGTATATGATTTTTCCGTTTTGAACCAAAACAACCAAGCAAATCCCCTGGAGACCTATCGTGGCAAAGTTCTCTTGATTGTCAATACTGCTACTGGATGTGGCTTAACGCCCCAGTACCAGGGGCTCCAAGACCTCTATGAACGCTATCAAGATCAGGGCTTTGAAATCCTAGATTTCCCTTGCAATCAGTTCATGGGACAAGCACCCGGCAGCGCAGAGGAAATCAATAGTTTCTGCAGCCTACACTATCAGACAACTTTCCCTCGCTTTGCCAAGATTAAGGTCAACGGCAAGGAGGCTGATCCTCTTTATGTTTGGCTAAAAGACCAGAAGTCTGGCCCGCTAGGAAAACGAATCGAATGGAATTTTGCTAAGTTTCTCATTGGTCGAGATGGGCAGGTCCTTGAGCGCTTCTCTTCTAAAACAGACCCCCAAACCATCCAAGAGTCTCTTCAAAAAATACTTTAA
- a CDS encoding TIGR04197 family type VII secretion effector codes for MSRVKSDLNIAQTYATQLKNACQSLTAIAAASQDDLTTLQGNNKAHQCLTKDQNLASQITAAVTLTSERLHSVASDFEALDKAAANGFGSHT; via the coding sequence ATGTCAAGAGTAAAAAGTGATCTAAATATTGCGCAAACATATGCGACTCAGCTGAAAAATGCTTGTCAATCGTTAACAGCGATCGCTGCGGCTAGTCAGGATGACTTAACGACCCTTCAAGGGAATAACAAGGCTCATCAATGTCTGACAAAGGATCAAAATCTAGCTAGTCAGATAACAGCCGCTGTCACCCTAACTTCCGAAAGACTTCACTCTGTAGCGAGTGATTTTGAAGCGCTAGATAAGGCTGCGGCCAATGGTTTTGGGAGTCATACATGA
- a CDS encoding DUF3958 family protein: MSTLDELKKRERELLYQLEDNGKENYRTKELIETFEGYDRASHRYQSDLWEAAYQSRYAGQLEETLLQRNQLKNQIFEDLTYHMDDLKKEKFRLEGDLDAVYYERRKELEREEETRHGH, translated from the coding sequence ATGAGCACGTTAGATGAGTTGAAGAAAAGAGAGCGAGAACTCTTGTACCAGCTAGAAGACAATGGAAAAGAGAACTACCGCACTAAAGAACTGATAGAAACCTTTGAAGGATATGATAGAGCCAGCCACCGTTATCAAAGTGATTTGTGGGAGGCAGCCTATCAGAGCCGATATGCAGGACAGTTGGAAGAAACGCTCCTGCAAAGAAACCAACTCAAAAACCAAATCTTTGAGGACCTCACCTACCACATGGATGATTTGAAGAAAGAAAAGTTCCGATTAGAGGGAGACTTGGATGCGGTTTACTATGAAAGACGCAAGGAACTAGAAAGAGAGGAGGAGACACGTCATGGGCATTGA